DNA from Rhinatrema bivittatum chromosome 1, aRhiBiv1.1, whole genome shotgun sequence:
TACTGATCATGCATGTTACTTTGGCTGTCAGATTTAACTTAGGTAGTCTTTGTCCTTCCTAGATCCAAGCATACATCTCTACCTGCACCCAGTCTAGGTGCTCAGCTATCAGCTGTTATTTTCCTTTCTTGGACATTCTGGCATCTCTCTTCCTACTGTGTTGCTGCCTCATCATTCACTAATATCTTACCCGTGGCTGCCTCCAATTGCTCTGACTTTTTCAGCATCTCCTTCTGGTCCTTCTCTCTCTTGCTAATTCTCTTTCTGAGTCATCACTTATGTACTTCTGTtttaggattttttaaaaatattttttcctttcatAACATTACTCTTTATTCCAGTTTTTGGCAGGCTTTCATGCATACCTTGTAGATTTATATACAGGCATCAAAATAGCAGCGCATTATCTCCTTTGTATCTTTTGGATCTATCCAACTGTAGTTAGTCatcttaatatttttttaattagtttctGTGATCTCTTTCCTGCTGCAGTGGGACCATAGACATGTGCTTATCAttgcaccaggggtgttgtttTCACCTAAAATTTGACACTCTCACTAGGGTAAAACACGATGAATAAGTGCATTTTTATTCTGAattgaacaaaccaaaaatggactTATTCcataaaatatgaaaattattCAGCCATAAAATATGACCCCAGTTATAAAGCAGCCGGTGTCACTGTACTACTGAACCCAGTGGGGGCAGAAGCAACTGGGGTTACCTTCTGCCCCTTTCTATCTAGAATATTCTGGCAGAAATGGTAAGCATGTCCAAGGGGGAGagggctgtggggggagggggaggaattgtgggtttgtgttttttttatttcggtTGACAAATGAattgaaccaaaataaatatcaaaCACAGTGAATCCcctaaaaaggaaatgaaaatattttgtgcACTCATTCCTACTCTATCACCATCATAAGCCTAGTGCTTAGAATAAGGGTGGGCACTTTTAGTTCCCAGGTAATGTGCAGCCaatatgaatttttcttttttaatccttTTATACTTCAATAGTGGTGGATGCCTTGCTGAGAGTTGGTGTTGATATTGTTCAGTGAGATCACCACATGAAGTTACTCAGCAAGATTCAGTAAGAGAAATTTACTCAGTTCAATTCTCTCCCATTCAGAACTTCCTCCCAGGGgcaatgtctccaaatgggtttgttttgtgcatgCCTTCACAGTCTCCCATGTGGGTCATTTCGTGATGTCTCAGCTGGTACATCAGACAAaaagatttatcacattcagaacatttaaatggtgtCTCTTTTATGTGGGTCATTTTATGTAACCGCAGGCTCTGTTTCAaataaaacatttatcacattcagaacatttaaatggtttttctccagtgtggGTCATTTCATGCGAGCGCAGAGCAACTTTAACAcggaaacatttatcacattccgAACAttgaaatggtttttctccagtgtggACTGTTGCATGTCTTTTCATCTCAGATAGATGATAGAATCTTCTTTCGCATTCTGaacatttaaatcttttctctcctgtgtgggtcATTTCATGGCGATGCAAGTTTCCAATCTGTcggaaacatttatcacattcagaacatttaaatggtttctcacttTTGTGAATCATTTCATGTTGTCTCATATCATATTCATAACGGAATCTTCTTTCGCATTCTGAACATTTCAATCCTTTCTCTTCAATGTGGCTCTTTTCATGGCGATGTAAGCTGGCTTTCTGAtggaaacatttatcacatttagaacacttaaatggtttctcacctgtgtGGATCCTTGCATGTCTTCTCATTTCAGAATGGTGATAGAATCTTCTTTCGCATTCTGAACATTTGAATcgtttctctcctgtgtgtgagatttcaTGGCGACGCAGGTTGCCTATTTGATAGAAAcattatcacattcagaacatttaaatgattTCTCTCCGTTGTGAAACATTTCATGTTGTCTCAACTCACATTGGCATTTGAAACTTTTTTTGCATTCTGAACATTTGAATGGTTCCTCTTTCAGTGGTAGTATGTGAGTGGTTTCATATAGTTGCAGGTGGCCTTTCTGTGAAAAACTTTTATCACATTCTGAACTTTTCTCGCCCTTGTAGAATCTTTCATATCTTCTCAGCTCAGATTTGTGAATTAAGCTTTCGTCACATCCAGAATATTTCTCTTCGCTGTATATTTGTTCATGTTTTCTTATGTCTGGTTTTTCACTAAAGCTTTTATCATAATCTAAATATTTAAATAGATTCTGTCCATTGTGAAATGTCTCATGACTTGTAAGCTGTGTGTTGAATCCATCATCTGTTGGATAAAAATGAGAGTATGCTCATTAATTTGTTTATCTTTATAAACTGCCCAATCTATCAGATTCTCAGGGAAGGATAACACCAAAAACATATAATACAATACTGTAAAGCAATAAATATACCATGCAAACATAAAACAATTACTGTACATTCTGGGTGAGAGGAAAAGGGGCTGTAAAAGCCCAGGGTTTGTGCTAAACCATTTTCAAATGTGACTTTAAGTCCCTCCCATCCTGCCTTTTGTCCAACCATCCCAGGGTCCAGGTCTTCTTATACAGACTTGTTCACTTTATCCTCATCCACCTTcctttctatttcctttcttatttCTTGCATTCTCCCAAATACAATTACAATACCTTGGCATAGAATAGAACAATTCCTCTGAGGACTTTGTGACAGAGCAACAAAAGAAGCAATCATTTCTCCCATACACCACACTTGGTAGGTTGTAACTATGCTGTTGGGCTGCTACTCGCCTCCTTCTGATGTGGGTGCTAAGGGCCCTATTACAATTATAAACTATGATGGAGAGTAGTGAAAAGGCAGTGAAAGAAGATGTCCGGAGGTgactttttgacatgtcacacaagaAGTCATTATTCTTATTTTTTAAGTATAAGTAGCTTTATAAATTGCTCAGCATTCAAGCTTCAgttttgtgctttgcttttgctagACAGACAGATGCCACAGAAGGGAAAATGCTAGATAAAATTGCCGTGCAAGCTAAAAATTTATTAGGCCACAGTATTACAGAGTTATGTTTAGAACTCACCAAAGTTGTTTGCCACTTTAGTTTAGTTGCAGACTCATAGATAGCATTTACATACAGAGCGGAAGAGAATTTACATACAGCCATTCGGATTGTTTATAATAAATGGCCAGTCATAGAAATATTttgacaactgtgtaacccagtTACTggtttaggggttggaaatgTACAAAGAGTACACCCTACATAATGCCTTATTATCAGTAAAATTATCTGAGAGCTTCCTACTGGTGTCCTGCATGacagtctctcattctctctccatAAAGTATGACTTATTATACTAATGTTGCatttaataaaaaatgattttttttctccacagCTGTTGGCTCTAAGCATTTATTTGATTCACATCAGTTGGCAACTCACCAACTAATGTGGGTGAGTAGGAGTTGCCTGCTTAGCTGCCCTGTTTAAGGGAAAGGAGACATTGTTTTTTTCCTTACCTTCGTtctcctgcaggaaggagccctacAGTTCACCACTGTCAACTGGCGGAGTCGggtgaggcagaggcccagcggtagcttcacctataccaacccaagttccccttaggttgagccctcaggtgcgggggccagtaggtcttaggTGGGGACCTCTCTGAAGAAATTGAAGATCCGTGGGCCAGAATGCAAGGCAGGTCAGAGTGAGGGCAGGCGGTGTTCAAGAATGTCCAAAACAGACATTGCTAAGGCACTGGAGGACGTCTGCAGGGGCCTTTTATAAGGCCAgatgagtgatgtcatcaaacAGCTCCTCCGGTCTTTTCCCGCTACTGGCTCTTTAAATTATGGAGGTTGGTCGCACACATGCTTTAGAAGGAGCGGGGCCAAGTGGCACCAGGACTCTACCACATTATGATGTAGCTTCCTGCCACATGAGAAGAAGAGGCAACCCAGTAGCATTGTTGAACAGCAGCAGAGGGTCAGCCCGAGGGGTAAGTACAGCGGTTTGTGGGTCCCCTCCACAGACCGCTGAATGCAATGGTACCCCTTCTCTTATGCCCCCCTCCCTGAGGCTCTTGTTTCTTGGAATGGCATGAGTGGAAGTCCTTTAGTAGGCTAAGATCCAAGATGTTGGAgactggctcccaagaattttcctcttCCCACTTGGTGAGGTATTAGAAAGGGACCAATGTAACAGAGAGCCAGACGCATGAAAGGCACTCTCAAACGTATGTGTCATGTGCTCGGCCACACTCTCTTGCCCCCTCAGAACTGAGGGGGCGGTCTTCTGTGGGCATCAATGGTTCTCTTGGCCCTGTCTGCGCTCTTCTAAATAAGGGTGTTGGTCTGTGTCCAAAGCTCTTGTAGCTCCTGGGCAGACAATTGGGCTGCAGGTGAAGATACCATcactgggagaggcagaggagataATGAAAGTCCCAGTTGTGGCATTCACATAGGTGTTGTGTGAGAACTCGGCCCAAAGTAGGAGAGTGGTCCAACTGTCCTGGTGCTCGTTGTCATAGGCAGAGAGAAAGGTTCAGAGTGTATGGTTTATGTGTTTGGCCTCTCCAGTTCCTTGAGGATGGTAAGCTGTAGTGAAATCCAGCATGATGCCAAATTTTCTACAATGAGTACCAGTATTTAGTGGTTAATTGCACTCCTCAATCTGACAGGATGTGCTTGGGCAAGCCATGGAGGCGAAATACATTGAGCATGAAGTTGTGCTAACTCTGGGACAGAAGGAAGGCCCAGAAGTGCCACAACGTGAGCTATTTTTGAGAAACAATCGATGACCACCCAGATCATGGTGGAGCCATCTGAGAGGGgaggtccacgatgaaatccgtggacaagtgggtccagagTTTTATGCTGTGCACAGGTAGGGCATGAGTCAACATAATGTCATCCAAGGGGCAGGGCTATCACCGGCAACAAGCAGAAACAGTAAGGCAAACAGCAAACCTGagaaaatataaaacagcaaGTCCAGCAGTTTGACATATGGGAACTCAATCGCAGGTAGGCAGTCTATAGATTCCCTATGCCAGTACCCCCTACTCCAGGAATGAATCTAATTGAATATGATTTGTCTCGATTAACTGCTTCAGTGGTCTCATACTGCAAAATACTAACTGAAGTTATTTCTAGGGCATCTCTACAGGTAAAAGAGACACTGCCAAAATCCGGAGTGGATACTGCACATGGAATACAGCCTGGTGATACTGTTCTCATTTGAAACTTCCTCTGGGGAACAGCTTTTGAGACTCGCTGAGAAGGGGCCTTATCAGGTTCTACTCACCACATCAACAACTGTAAAAGTCAAAGGGAAAAAAGCCTGGATCCATGCCTCCCACATCAAAGCTTGCAAGCCAATGCCAGGAAGAGAAACAGACCGAgaatggaaacagatgacatcgACCAGGAGTAAAAGACAAGCACAGACCAATAAGAAGATGAATCCTTAAAACAAGGAGGGTGGGTATAATaatccctcctcctttgcctattACCTTATattcagctcgatccagtatcgtccgctcgaggattgcccgtctgtaacgtgctcgtagcgcacaattcgggcgcacaaggcagttcggcgatacagtgtccagtttcacgcgtccgtatcgcttctgaaaacagacgcataaccctttccgcacccggcatgtaaatgaacgaaaaagctgtataatgaaggaattagctattcccctgcgatactgtaacgggcgctgatattatctcctccgtaacccgctgttctgccgcggccttaacctgctagtttaccgcctccccctagtaggagttagtgtagtgtagtgtagggtaaaaacattgcttacccgccctggtcccgtccggtctcctgcagccccgtccggaccggacggggctgcaggagaccggacgggaccagggcaaaaaaaaacaaacgaaaaagtagcaaggctcgggcctgctatggtaagtgtaaaaagtgtaaaaaacaaaaaacctgtgtgttatataaaaaaataaaacaattttaaatacctgtcggagggccgtgggtccaggcggccggtggggcggcgggcagccatcagcggcatccggtagtcccttctcccttcctccctccctcccctgcctggatgagcgccaaaatcgcacgggcgggtcggcagcgggggggggggggggggggcgacagcaggatccgggagcggcgggtaggcagcagcgggggtccgggggtggcagcgagatccggggagccagcagcggcagcatgttcgatcgcgcaggcaggtaggtggcaaagtaaagatggccgcctgcacgggaaaatcgtgcaattggccgctgaagacgtgacgtcacgacgtttggcgtcacggggtgtgacgtcacgtcttcagcggccaat
Protein-coding regions in this window:
- the LOC115093112 gene encoding zinc finger protein OZF-like isoform X2, which translates into the protein MDIKNDDGFNTQLTSHETFHNGQNLFKYLDYDKSFSEKPDIRKHEQIYSEEKYSGCDESLIHKSELRRYERFYKGEKSSECDKSFSQKGHLQLYETTHILPLKEEPFKCSECKKSFKCQCNLRRHEISHTGEKRFKCSECERRFYHHSEMRRHARIHTDWKLASP
- the LOC115093112 gene encoding zinc finger protein OZF-like isoform X1, with amino-acid sequence MDIKNDDGFNTQLTSHETFHNGQNLFKYLDYDKSFSEKPDIRKHEQIYSEEKYSGCDESLIHKSELRRYERFYKGEKSSECDKSFSQKGHLQLYETTHILPLKEEPFKCSECKKSFKCQCNLRRHEISHTGEKRFKCSECERRFYHHSEMRRHARIHTDRGPKEEGLVAEPPEEMVA
- the LOC115093112 gene encoding zinc finger protein OZF-like isoform X3 translates to MDIKNDDGFNTQLTSHETFHNGQNLFKYLDYDKSFSEKPDIRKHEQIYSEEKYSGCDESLIHKSELRRYERFYKGEKSSECDKSFSQKGHLQLYETTHILPLKEEPFKCSECKKSFKCQCNLRRHEISHTGEKRFKCSECERRFYHHSEMRRHARIHTDVLCN